A single genomic interval of Penicillium psychrofluorescens genome assembly, chromosome: 2 harbors:
- a CDS encoding uncharacterized protein (ID:PFLUO_004100-T1.cds;~source:funannotate), with product MCGYPKFITQGFNEDYLPLWLQEGGINTYYVGKFANAHSVTNYLDPPCAGWTGSNFLLEPGVYDYLNTSWAKDNAPWTYFLGEHAINVTTNHALDMLDTAVNGEEPWFLTVAPAVPHVGINASDGVVYFPIAQPEWADAFPDAVVPRTPNWNPKEASGVSFLLDLPYQNQTIVDELDELYRARLRVVAGLDVMVSQLVEALDNYGVLDNTHIIYTTDNGYHISQHRLGCGKKEGYETDINIPFLWRGPGIPKNEISKSVSTHTDLAPTFLKLFGLPQRTKLDGQIMPIITNDRSARAVEHVNVELWGAAAVYETQEFKQIELPPNVSNNTYKGLRIIADDYSLYYSVWCTNEHELYDMVNDYYQMDNLLSDTTDIKNVPSGTYLDRPLSDVVARLDALMMVLKTCVGIECTKPWLQLHPQGNVQNLQDALDEKYNDFYSSQPHVSFTACKMGYLAEYEGPTGVMQYGGDSSYGYDQQQSLNRMMF from the exons ATGT GCGGCTACCCCAAGTTTATTACGCAAGGCTTCAATGAAGACTACCTGCCTCTCTGGCTCCAGGAGGGCGGCATCAACACATACTATGTCGGCAAGTTTGCCAACGCCCACAGTGTCACCAACTACCTCGATCCGCCATGTGCAGGATGGACTGGCAGCAA CTTTCTCCTCGAACCTGGTGTGTACGACTACCTCAACACCTCATGGGCGAAGGATAACGCTCCATGGACCTACTTCCTCGGCGAACACGCCATCAACGTCACCACTAACCATGCCCTGGATATGCTGGACACCGCTGTCAACGGCGAAGAGCCTTGGTTCCTCACTGTGGCGCCCGCAGTGCCCCATGTTGGGATCAATGCTAGTGATGGGGTGGTATACTTCCCGATCGCACAGCCCGAATGGGCAGATGCGTTCCCAGACGCAGTTGTCCCACGCACGCCGAACTGGAATCCCAAGGAGGCGAGCGGTGTGTCGTTTCTCTTGGACCTCCCGTACCAGAACCAGACGATTGTAGATGAACTGGATGAGCTCTATCGTGCGCGGCTTCGGGTCGTTGCTGGCCTGGATGTTATGGTCAGCCAGTTGGTCGAGGCATTGGACAACTATGGCGTGCTTGATAACACGCATATTATCTACACCACCGACAATGGATACCACATCAGCCAGCACCGTCTGGGATGCGGCAAGAAAGAAGGATACGAGACAGACATTAACATCCCCTTCTTATGGCGCGGACCGGGTATACCCAAAAACGAGATTAGCAAGTCTGTATCGACGCACACCGACCTGGCCCCGACCTTTTTGAAGCTCTTCGGGCTGCCACAACGAACCAAACTGGATGGACAGATCATGCCGATTATTACGAATGACAGATCCGCTCGAGCAGTCGAGCACGTCAATGTCGAGCTCTGGGGCGCCGCAGCCGTATACGAGACCCAAGAGTTCAAGCAGATCGAACTGCCCCCCAACGTGAGCAACAACACCTACAAGGGACTCCGTATCATCGCCGACGACTACAGCCTGTACTACTCGGTCTGGTGCACAAACGAGCACGAGCTCTATGACATGGTGAACGACTACTACCAGATGGACAATCTACTCTCAGATACAACAGACATCAAGAACGTGCCCTCAGGGACATACCTTGACCGCCCACTGAGCGACGTTGTCGCGCGCCTCGACGCCCTGATGATGGTGCTGAAGACCTGCGTCGGGATAGAGTGCACCAAGCCCtggctccagctccatcccCAGGGTAACGTGCAGAATTTGCAAgatgcgctggatgagaaGTATAATGATTTCTACAGCTCCCAGCCTCATGTGTCTTTCACTGCGTGCAAGATGGGGTATCTTGCCGAGTATGAGGGCCCCACGGGTGTTATGCAGTATGGCGGAGATTCGTCTTATGGGTATGACCAGCAGCAATCGCTGAATCGGATGATGTTCTAA
- a CDS encoding uncharacterized protein (ID:PFLUO_004098-T1.cds;~source:funannotate): protein MQAVIRDAPFGQLVRFITKNKYFQYPEEKAEFKLPEQWIKVMDGLDASTGSGDTQTGAQTGAQTEAQTEAQTEAQTEAQTEAQTEAQAETDESLSHVTTQNSLPFTEARLEADEQHEIEKVKSIPITPKKTKDGAILVDWYYSDDVENPHNWSNLKRALMATIICLYTFVVYTTSAIYTSSEQGIMKEFGVSELLATLGLSLYVLGYGTGPLIFSPMSEIPIIGRNPVYIVTMFLFVIISIPTAFVGNFPGLMVLRFLQGFFGSPCLASGGASIGDMYSLMSLPYAMMAWVSAAFCGPALGPLLSGFSVPAESWRWSLFESIWASAPVLILMFFFLPETSSSTILLRRASRLRRIYNDDRFMSQSEIDQRNMRVSDVAVDALIKPMEITIKDPAVLFVQIYTAIIYGIYYSFFEVFPLVYPVDYNMNLGQTGLVFLCILVSCIVGIAVYFSYIYFWMNPRIARFGFPVQESRLIPALPAAFGPTIGLFLFAWTARASIHWIAPTIGITIYGGTVFIVMQCVFVYIPLSYPKYAASLFAANDFFRSALACGSVLIAHPLFGNLGVARGVSLLGGLSVIGIVGIWLLYFYGARLRALSKFALSPGASFG from the exons ATGCAAGCTGTTATCCGAGATGCCCCCTTCGGGCAGCTTGTCCGCTTTATAACAAAAAACAAATACTTTCAATAtcccgaggagaaggccgaaTTCAAGCTACCTGAACAATGGATCAAGGTCATGGACGGGTTGGACGCTTCAACCGGCTCCGGGGACACTCAAACCGGAGCTCAAACCGGAGCTCAAACCGAAGCTCAAACCGAAGCTCAAACCGAAGCTCAAACCGAAGCTCAAACCGAAGCTCAAACCGAAGCTCAGGCCGAAACTGACGAAAGTCTCAGTCACGTCACGACACAAAATAGTCTACCATTCACAGAAGCCCGCCTCGAAGCGGATGAGCAACACGAGATCGAAAAAGTCAAGTCCATTCCCATTACCCCGAAAAAGACCAAAGATGGCGCTATCCTGGTCGACTGGTACTATTCCGATGACGTCGAGAATCCACACAACTGGTCCAATCTCAAGCGCGCGCTGATGGCAACAATAATCTGTCTCTATACTTTCGTGGTATACACCACGTCCGCCATCTATACCTCGTCGGAGCAAGGTATCATGAAGGAATTCGGTGTCAGCGAGCTGCTCGCTACACTGGGTCTCTCGCTGTATGTGCTCGGATATGGAACTGGTCCCTTGATCTTCTCACCGATGAGTGAGATCCCCATCATTGGGCGCAACCCAGTCTATATCGTGACCATgttcctcttcgtcatcataTCCATCCCTACAGCTTTCGTGGGCAACTTCCCCGGTCTGATGGTGCTCCGGTTCCTGCAGGGATTCTTCGGCTCGCCATGTCTTGCCTCGGGCGGTGCTTCGATCGGCGATATGTATAGTCTTATGTCTCTGCCCTACGCCATGATGGCCTGGGTCTCTGCCGCATTCTGTGGAC CTGCCCTCGGCCCACTCCTCAGCGGCTTCTCCGTCCCCGCCGAGTCCTGGCGCTGGTCTCTCTTCGAATCGATCTGGGCCTCAGCCCCCGTGCTCATcctcatgttcttcttcctccccgaGACAAGCAGCTCGACGATCCTGCTCCGGCGCGCAAGCCGTCTCCGCCGAATCTACAACGATGACCGTTTCATGTCCCAGTCTGAGATTGACCAGCGCAATATGCGCGTTTCAGATGTTGCCGTGGATGCGCTGATCAAGCCTATGGAAATCACGATCAAGGATCCTGCTGTGCTCTTCGTCCAGATCTACACGGCCATCATCTACGGTATCTACTACTCCTTCTTCGAGGTCTTCCCGCTGGTCTACCCAGTCGACTACAATATGAACCTCGGCCAAACCGGTCTAGTCTTCCTATGTATCTTGGTATCCTGCATTGTCGGCATCGCCGTCTACTTCTCCTACATATACTTCTGGATGAACCCGCGCATCGCCCGCTTTGGATTCCCGGTGCAAGAGTCGCGCCTGATCCCAGCCCTGCCCGCCGCGTTCGGTCCGACAATtggtctcttcctcttcgccTGGACGGCTCGCGCCTCGATCCACTGGATCGCGCCTACGATCGGAATCACCATCTACGGTGGGACGGTGTTTATCGTCATGCAGTGTGTTTTCGTGTATATCCCGCTCAGCTACCCCAAGTACGCTGCCAGTCTGTTTGCTGCGAATGATTTCTTCCGCAGTGCGTTGGCTTGTGGCAGTGTGCTCATTGCGCATCCATTATTCGGCAACCTGGGCGTTGCGCGCGGTGTCAGCCTCCTTGGTGGGCTCAGTGTTATTGGTATTGTTGGTATCTGGCTGCTTTACTTCTATGGCGCGAGACTGCGTGCTCTAAGCAAGTTTGCTCTCTCACCCGGTGCGTCGTTTGGATAA
- a CDS encoding uncharacterized protein (ID:PFLUO_004101-T1.cds;~source:funannotate) translates to MATSTPKKQGPSMDAVHASDTSSVTQADAVVDVPLNEKDEKSEAAAQLENTNPDDREYLTEDQCYDKLGYSFSEGRKWAIIMVIFAVQTSMNFNTSLYSNALNGISEKFGVSAQGARCGAMIFLVLYAFGCELWAPWSEELGRKPILQASLFLVNVFQFMVGFAPNFATLMVGRALGGLSSAGGSVTLGMIADLWEADSQQYAVACVVFSSVGGSVLGPVVGGFVEAFVSDWRWCIWIQLLFGAFVQALHWFVVPETRSTVMMNKIAKNMRKSGENPNIYGPTEGISFRERFPPKELIFTWVRPFRMFLTEPIVLCLSLLSGFSDALIFMFIQSLSLVYGQWGFNTWQLGLAFIPILIGYFIAWFSFIPVIKRNIKERRDNPNSERAQYESRLWWLLYTAPFLPIGLIGFAWTSLPQCHWIGSMIFAAMIGIANYSIYMATIDYMICAYGPYSASATGGNGWSRDFLAGVLTIPATPFFTNIGGKYHLEYASTILFCISVVLVVAVYVIYWKGPVLRKRSPFAQQLADAQHEMGAQGRRVSKVPPVSRAHSYARSQQDLRIQQMGGSRAGSRANSRANSRANSRRNSIEE, encoded by the exons ATGGCTACCAGCACTCCGAAGAAACAGGGTCCAAGCATGGACGCGGTTCATGCGTCGGACACCTCCAGCGTGACGCAGGCAGATGCCGTCGTCGACGTGCCTCTGAATGAGAAGGACGAGAAGTCTGAGGCCGCTGCGCAGCTGGAGAATACGAATCCCGATGACCGGGAGTACCTGACTGAGGACCAGTGCTACGACAAGCTGGGCTATTCTTTCAGCGAAGGACGCAAGTGggccatcatcatggtcattTTCGCCGTGCAAACGTCGATGAACTTCAACACCTCGCTGTACTCCAATGCCCTGAATGGTATCTCTGAGAAATTCGGTGTTTCGGCGCAGGGCGCCCGTTGTGGTGCAATGATTTTCCTCGTGCTGTACGCCTTCGGGTGTGAGCTCTGGGCCCCGTGGTCGGAGGAACTGGGCCGGAAGCCCATCCTCCAGGCATCCCTGTTCCTCGTCAATGTCTTTCAGTTCATGGTCGGCTTTGCACCCAACTTTGCCACACTGATGGTTGGCCGTGCCCTCGGAGGTCTTTCGTCTGCCGGTGGATCGGTCACTCTGGGCATGATCGCTGACCTATGGGAGGCTGATTCCCAGCAGTACGCCGTAGCCTGTGTTGTGTTCTCCTCTGTCGGTGGATCAGTGCTAGGCCCGGTGGTTGGTGGTTTTGTGGAGGCCTTTGTTTCGGACTGGCGCTGGTGCATTTGGATTCAGTTACTCTTCGGTGCTTTTGTCCAAGCTTTGCACTGGTTCGTTGTCCCTGAGACCCGAAGCACCGTCATGATGAACAAGATCGCAAAGAATATGCGCAAGTCGGGAGAGAACCCCAACATCTACGGTCCTACTGAGGGGATCAGTTTCCGGGAGCGCTTCCCGCCGAAGGAACTCATCTTCACCTGGGTCCGACCCTTCCGCATGTTCCTCACGGAGCCCATTGTGCTGTGTCTCTCTCTGCTCTCTGGATTCAGTGATGCCCTGATCTTCATGTTCATCCAGTCTCTTTCTCTGGTGTACGGCCAGTGGGGATTCAACACCTGGCAGCTGGGTTTGGCGTTCATCCCAATTCTGATCGGCTACTTCATCGCCTGGTTCTCCTTCATCCCGGTCATTAAGCGCAACATCAAAGAGCGTCGCGACAACCCTAATAGCGAACGTGCACAGTACGAGTCCCGCCTCTGGTGGCTGCTCTACACTGCGCCCTTTCTGCCAATTGGCCTGATCGGCTTCGCGTGGACCAGTCTTCCCCAGTGCCATTGGATCGGATCAATGATCTTCGCTGCGATGATCGGCATTGCCAACTACTCGATCTACATGGCCACCATCGACTACATGATCTGTGCCTACGGTCCGTACTCGGCATCTGCCACTGGCGGCAATGGTTGGTCTCGTGATTTCCTGGCTGGAGTTCTGACCATCCCTGCGACTCCCTTCTTTACGA ACATCGGCGGCAAGTACCATCTCGAATACGCCTCGACCATCCTCTTCTGCATCTCGGTtgttctcgtcgtcgccgtctACGTTATCTACTGGAAAGGTCCTGTTCTGCGCAAGCGCTCGCCCTTCGCTCAGCAGCTGGCGGATGCTCAGCATGAGATGGGAGCACAGGGTCGTCGCGTCTCCAAGGTCCCCCCTGTGTCTCGAGCCCACTCATACGCGCGCTCTCAGCAGGACCTCCGCATCCAGCAGATGGGTGGCAGCCGCGCTGGCTCCCGTGCCAATTCGCGTGCCAATTCTCGTGCCAATTCGCGTCGCAACAGCATCGAGGAGTAA
- a CDS encoding uncharacterized protein (ID:PFLUO_004097-T1.cds;~source:funannotate): MAPRRKASSVPEGYKEDLSKGKMLRFEDSLPRLPVPSLEETGARYLKSVHAVVSETEYERTKKAVEAFIRPGGEGEPLQKRLLARAADPKIKNWLAEWWNQAAYLGYRDPVIPYVSYFYSYKDDRLRRNPAQRAAAITSAALEFKRQVDDGSLEPEYMRGQPMAMNSYEFMFNCCRIPGDGADFPRKYAAAENQHIVVVRKNQFFKVPLVVDGQALNVSELEQQFQHVYETAQPAPPVGVLTVADRDHWAAARKKLVAADPANENALRDIESAGFVICLDDAKPVTLEERSHQYWHGDGSNRWFDKPLHFIVNENGTAGFLGEHSMMDGTATHRLSDFVNATIFNKKIDLSAKPVRSSLAEPKPITFHLNEEVNEAVDFAAQYHRKQIADHELVVQAYQGYGKGLIKKFKCSPDAFVQMLIQLAYFKMYGKNRPTYESAATRKFQEGRTETTRTVSDESVAFCKAHQDPTVSREEVVRLFRAALAQHTKYTLEASDARGVDRHLFGLKKLLQPGEKLPALFEDPAYTYSGSWYISSSQLSSEYFNGYGWSEVIPEGWGIAYMINENSLNFNIVCKRLGAHRMSHFLNEAASELRDLLMPDLAAQPEKAKL; this comes from the exons ATGGCTCCCCGGCGAAAGGCGTCTTCGGTCCCTGAGG GATACAAGGAGGATCTctccaagggcaagatgcTCAGATTCGAAGATTCCCTGCCTCGTTTACCCGTTCCCTCCCTCGAAGAAACCGGCGCCCGATACCTAAAGTCCGTCCACGCAGTTGTCTCCGAAACCGAGTACGAGCGCACCAAGAAGGCTGTCGAGGCGTTCATTCGCCCCGGCGGTGAGGGCGAGCCTCTGCAGAAGCGGCTGCTGGCACGCGCAGCCGACCCCAAGATCAAAAACTGGCTGGCGGAGTGGTGGAACCAGGCCGCGTACCTGGGCTACCGGGACCCCGTTATTCCCTACGTCTCCTACTTCTACTCCTACAAGGATGACCGGCTGCGCCGCAACCCGGCCCAGCGTGCGGCAGCGATTACTTCGGCTGCGCTGGAGTTTAAGCGCCAGGTGGATGATGGCTCCCTGGAGCCCGAGTACATGCGTGGCCAGCCCATGGCCATGAACTCGTACGAATTCATGTTCAACTGCTGCCGTATCcccggcgacggcgcggACTTCCCGCGCAAGTATGCCGCGGCCGAGAACCAGCACATTGTGGTGGTGCGCAAGAACCAGTTCTTCAAGGTGCCTTTGGTCGTCGACGGACAGGCTCTGAATGTCtccgagctggagcagcagtTCCAGCACGTCTACGAGACCGCCCAGCCCGCGCCGCCGGTCGGCGTGCTGACCGTTGCGGACCGTGACCATTGGGCCGCTGCTCGTAAGAAGCTCGTTGCCGCCGACCCGGCCAACGAGAATGCTCTGCGCGACATCGAGTCCGCCGGATTCGTGATCTGCCTGGATGACGCTAAGCCCGTCACCCTGGAGGAGCGCTCCCACCAGTACTGGCACGGCGATGGCTCCAACCGTTGGTTCGACAAGCCTCTGCATTTTATTGTCAACGAGAACGGCACTGCTGGTTTCCTGGGCGAGCACAGCATGATGGACGGCACCGCTACCCACCGCCTCAGCGACTTTGTCAACGCCACCATCTTCAATAAGAAGATCGATCTTTCTGCCAAGCCTGTGCGCTCTTCGCTGGCAGAACCTAAGCCCATCACCTTCCACCTGAATGAGGAGGTCAATGAGGCCGTGGATTTTGCTGCCCAGTACCACCGCAAGCAGATTGCCGACCACGAGCTGGTTGTCCAGGCCTACCAAGGCTACGGCAAGGGTCTCatcaagaagttcaagtGCAGCCCCGATGCCTTCGTCCAGATGCTCATTCAACTGGCCTACTTCAAGATGTACGGCAAGAACCGCCCTACTTACGAGTCCGCCGCCACTCGCAAGTTCCAGGAGGGCCGCACCGAGACCACTCGCACCGTTTCGGACGAGAGCGTCGCATTCTGCAAGGCCCACCAGGATCCGACTGTGTCTCGTGAGGAGGTCGTTCGGTTGTTCCGCGCcgccctcgcccagcacacCAAGTACACCCTCGAGGCTAGCGACGCCCGCGGTGTCGATCGCCACCTTTTCGGTCTGAAGAAGCTCCTGCAGCCCGGTGAGAAGCTTCCCGCTCTCTTCGAGGACCCGGCCTACACCTACTCCGGCTCTTGGTACATTTCCTCCTCGCAGCTGAGCTCCGAGTACTTCAACGGTTACGGCTGGAGCGAGGTCATCCCCGAGGGATGGGGCATTGCCTACATGATCAACGAGAACAG cctcaacttcaacatcgTCTGCAAGCGCCTCGGCGCTCACCGCATGAGCCACTTCCTGAACGAGGCTGCCTCCGAGCTGCGTGATCTGCTCATGCCGGATCTGGCTGCCCAGCCTGAGAAGGCGAAGCTTTAG
- a CDS encoding uncharacterized protein (ID:PFLUO_004099-T1.cds;~source:funannotate): protein MQGSGVQQKFVLGPDFYEGFGNFPETRWVYDIPFANENHTDSLDQARAAIHQIGFLNMDALEIGNEVDHYISQGVRPAGWGPQNYTVEFLDYAQFLTDALFLPDLPIFQTLALSSARVPPWTAQAVFEDDITKGNRIKSVSLHHYEYTNTTTTLQETLMNHTFVTSGVDDAFSSDFEYMKTNFPEIEIVLGEVGRFRDGGGSLDQSEGIFGSALWTADYLLYTMSLDVKRVNMQLSMAFGYAAWHPVAYDGLEPAVIAPYYGHLLVADFMKGSIDFRVSEIQTDDDLLAAYAGYELDQLKRVAIMNYEVWNTGDGERPIQKFDLTVPGFITSVRISTLTSPGGASATSEFYWAGQTWTYANDGVAQTVSQKYEEASVRDGHVVVTVGASEAVIVTLCSSLIGWEC, encoded by the exons ATGCAGGGGAGTGGCGTCCAGCAAAAATTCGTCCTGGGGCCTGATTTTTATGAAGGCTTCGGCAATTTCCCCGAAACCCGTTGGGTCTATGATATCCCTTTTGCCAATGAAAACCATACGGATTCCCTTGATCAGGCGCGCGCTGCAATCCACCAGATAGGCTTCCTAAACATGGATGCCCTGGAAATTGGCAATGAGGTTGACCATTATATCAGCCAGGGTGTGCGCCCTGCTGGATGGGGACCGCAGAATTACACTGTTGAATTCTTGGACTATGCACAATTTCTCACGGATGCACTGTTTCTGCCGGATTTGCCGATTTTCCAAACGCTAGCCTTGTCATCTGCTAGGGTGCCGCCGTGGACCGC ACAAGCGGTGTTTGAGGATGACATCACAAAAGGCAACCGAATCAAATCAGTCTCCTTGCACCA TTACGAGTACACGAATACAACCACGACCCTGCAAG AAACTCTCATGAATCACACTTTTGTCACGAGCGGTGTGGATGATGCCTTTTCCTCCGACTTTGAATACATGAAAACAAATTTCCCGGAAATCGAGATAGTGCTTGGTGAGGTTGGGCGCTTCCGTGACGGCGGGGGATCCCTTGATCAATCCGAAGGTATTTTCGGGTCTGCGTTGTGGACCGCCGATTATTTACTATACACGATGTCATTG GACGTAAAGCGCGTCAATATGCAATTGAGCATGGCATTCGGCTACGCCGCTTGGCACCCAGTAGCCTATGATGGTCTTGAGCCAGCAGTTATCGCACCATATTATGGCCACCTCCTCGTTGCTGATTTTATGAAGGGCTCAATTGATTTTCGAGTGAGTGAAATTCAAACGGATGACGATCTGCTTGCTGCCTACGCCGGCTATGAGCTTGATCAGCTCAAACGCGTTGCCATCATGAATTACGAAGTCTGGAATACGGGCGATGGCGAGCGTCCTATTCAGAAATTTGATTTGACCGTTCCTGGCTTTATTACATCTGTCCGAATCTCCACCTTGACCTCTCCTGGTGGAGCGAGCGCTACCAGCGAGTTCTATTGGGCTGGGCAGACGTGGACCTACGCAAACGATGGTGTTGCACAAACCGTATCCCAAAAATACGAAGAAGCGTCCGTTAGGGATGGACATGTGGTGGTTACTGTCGGCGCCAGTGAAGCGGTGATAGTCACTTTATGTTCTTCCTTGATTGGATGGGAATGCTAG